The Streptomyces sp. NBC_01317 genomic interval ACCCCGAACACACACTGTTCGCGGTCGGGGCCCTTCGGGTCGTCGCCCCAGCACTGCATCACCTGGAGGTAGTTGTACGACGGGTACCCCGTGGTCGGCTTCCCGCCCGTCCAGCTCACCCGTACCCCCTGCGAGCGGAGGTCCTTCGTCTGACCTACCGTCACCTTGAGGCCGGAGAAATCGTCCAGCGTCCCCTTCCTCCCCTGGACGGTGAGCGCCGAGGACGCGCGCTCCTGTCCCGCCGCCTGGGCCTCGTCGCCCGGCGGCAGCGGCAGCACCGCGAGGACCAGGGCTCCGAGCAGCGCGCACACGCCCGCCGCCGTACGGCGGTCGAGTCGCCGGTCCCGCTTGCGCCGGTCAGATCCGCGTCTCATCGCTCGTCCCCTCTGCGTCGCGCCCGCCCGGCCAGTGCGCGGGCCACGACCGGCGGGCCCACGACCACGCCGAGCAGCAGGGCCGCCGAGAGCGCCATCAGCGCGCCGCGCAGGCCCATGGATCCCTCGGACGCCAGGGTGACCGGCGTACCGACCACACTCGCGTCACCCGTCCCCGCCTCGCTGCCCAGCGGTTCACCCGTGTCGGGGTCGACCGCGCCTCCGGCCCCCGTACCACCGGACGCCGCGGCGCCCTCGGAGTCCGGGGAGCCGCCCGTACCGTTCCCGGCGGAGTCCGCGGCGCCACCCGAAGCGGAACTCCCGCCCGTAGCGGTCGCGTTGCCGCCGCTCGCGGTCCCCGAGCCCGAACCACCGCTCGTACCGCCGGAGTTCGTACCACCGCCACCGTTCCCCCGGGCCGCCGGGACGACCGGTGTCTCCTCGCGGGCCGCGCCCGCCGTGCCGGTGGAGCACTGCGTCGGCCCCCGCTTGTCGCACTCCTTGGGGTAAGGAGCCTTCTTCGCCAGCGTGTTGGAGCCGTCGGAGGAGAAGGTGGGGTTGCGGCAGCTGCTGATCTTGATGTCCGCGACCGGCGCGCCCGGGATGCGCCGGACCTGGCTGAAGCCGGCCTGCACCAGGTTCATCGGCAGCGGCGAGTAGCCCAGCTCCTCCGCCTGCTGCTGGCCGTCACAGAGGAAGTAGTTGGCGAAGGTGCCCAGCGACTTGCCCTTGCCGGTCGTGAAGCCGAGTTCCGTGGAGGTCGGGATGATCATGTAGCTGTAGCTGGAGAGCGGGTACGACCTGCGGTCCCGGTTGACGTAGACGCCGTCGAGGATCTGCGTGAGGTAGTTCGGCGAGTTCTTGTTCTCGTTGATACGGGCCTGCTGCAACGCCACCGCGACACTGGACGAGGTCGGCTCGACGTAATACCCCTCGCTGTTCAGCATCTTGGCGACCGGGAAGCCGGTCTTGATCGCGTACGAGTACTCGACGTACGTGATCGCGCCCTCGAAGCTGGACTGCTTGGTGAAGCCGGACACGCCCAGCGAGCCGGACTTGGCGACGGTCGAGGACCCGGGGATCACCGGGTAGTACGACGTCATCCCGCACGGCGTCGACCGGCCCGCCCTGCGGCAGTAGTCGTTCCACAGCGAGCCGTGCTTCTTGGCCATCCAGGTCGTGAACTGGGCCGTCGTACCGGAGCCGTCGGAGCGCACCACGGGGACGACGCGGCGGGCGGGAAGGGTGAGGCCCGGGTTGTCGGCCTTGATCTCCGGCGCGTTCCACATGGTGATCCTGCCGGTGAAGAGCTTGGTGATCACCTCGCCCGACAGCCGCAGATTGGTGACCTTCTTGCCACCGATCTTGAGGTTGTACATGAACGAGGTGCCACCGGCCACGATCGGCATGTACGCGTAGCTGCGTTTGGTCGGCGGCACGTCCGTGGTCCGGCCCTCGGTCAGCCCGTACGGGATCTCCGAGACGCCGAAGTCCGAGACGCCGTTCTTGAACTCCTCCCGGCCCACCGAGGAGCCGGACGCCGAGAAGTTCACGGTCAGCCCGATGTTGGCGCCGATGTTGCGCCGCCACTGGTCCAGCGCGTTCGAGCTCCAGGTCGACCCCGAACCGCTGAGCTTCGTGTACGACTCGGCCCACGCCGGTGGATGGACGGCGGCCAACGCGCAGGCCAGCGCCGCGAGCAACACGAGCGTGCGGGTGAGCGGTGCGGCTCTCACTGGGAACTCCCTGGATCTGTAACGGATTTCGGGGCGGCGTGCGCCCTGTCACGCGCGGCGAACCGCTCGGCGTCCTTGCGGGACGCCTGGACGCGGCGGTGCTCCTGGCCGCGGCTGAGCCGGCCGGAGTTACGGCCGCCGATCACCCGCGCGAGGATGAACAGCAGCAGGACCAGGGTCATGAGGGCCGCCGCCGTGCCGAAACCCCGGGCGATCATGGTGGGTTCCGGCGACTTGACGAACTCGAAGACGGCCAGCGGGAGCGAGACCTGCGGCCCGTTGAAGGGGTTCGCGTTCAACTCGGCGGTGAATCCGGCCGTCAGCAGCACCGGGGAGGTCTCCCCGACGCCCCGCGCCGTACCGAGGATCACCGCCGTGGTCAGTCCGGACCGGGTGGTGGGCAGGACCACGTGCCACACCGTGCGCCAGCGCGACGTACCAAGGGCGTACGACGCCTCGCGCAGGGTGCCGGGGACGAGCCGGATGACCACGTCGGAGGCCCGGATGATGATCGGCAGCATCATCACCGCGAGCGCGAGCGAGGCCGCGAACCCGGACCGGCCGAGGCCGAGCGTCAGGATCACCGTGGCGTAGATGAAAAGGCCGGCGACGATCGACGGCAGCGCGGTCATCGCCTCCACCACCGTCCTGACCAGCCGGGCGAACCGTCCGGGCACCTCGTTGAGGAAGACCGCGCAGACCAGGCCGACGGGGACGGTGAAGGCGAGCGCCAGCGCGATCTGCTCCAGCGTCCCGACGACCGCGTGCAGGACGCCCCCGGCGGACAGGGGGTCGAGCGGGCCCGCCGTGCGCATGTCCTCGGTGTAGAAGTTCAGGTGCGGCAGCGCCTCCCGGCCCTCGAAGAGGGTGTAGACGACCACGAACACCAGCGCCACGAGCATGAGCAGCGCGAGGCTCTGGATCACCACCCCGGCCACCTTGTCGCGGACGGCGGGTCCCGACTCGTCGAACGACACGAGGAGCGCGTACACGCCGAGGAACAGGAGGTACGCGACCACGACGAAGCCCACGAGGCCGTTGAAGGGCAGCAGCCGGGTGAAGAGCAGGCCGGTGAGCGCGAACGACGCGGCGGCGGCCCCCACCAGCGCGTACACATCACTGCCGCGCGTCAGTGAGGTGTCACGGCGGCGCTCGCCCAACGGGTCGGCGGGCGGCGGGCGTTCGGCGGCCAGGGTGGTGCGCGGGCGCGGAGGTGCTGTGGTCATGACGGGGATTCCCTACTCGCTCGCCGCGCCGGAGCGGCTGCGGGCGACGATGGAGGACGCGGCGAAGTTGACGACGAGGGTCATCAGGAAGAGCGCCAGGCCGGCTGCCATCAGCGCGGACATGCCGAACTCGCTGGCTTCTCCGTACCGCAGGGCGATCAGTGAGGAGATCGAGCTGGTGCCGCTCTGGAGCACGTGCCACTGGATGTCGAAGATCGGCGAGATGACGAGATAGACACCGATGGTCTCGCCGAGCGCCCGGCCGAGCCCGAGCATGGTCCCGCCGATCATGCCGCCCTTGCCGAACGGCAGGACGACGCTGCGGATCATGCCCCAGCGGGTGGCGCCGAGCGCGTACGAACCCTCCCGCTCGCCCACCGGGGCCTGCGAGAACACCTCACGCATCACCGAGCAGACGATGGGCGCGACCATGAGCGCGACCACGATGCCGGCGATCAGGGTGGAGGAGGCGTAGACGGTCGCGTTGGCGAGCGGGTCGCGCGGGTCGGCGCCGTCGACGGCGAAGAACGGGATCCAGCCGAAGTACGTGGAGATCCAGCGGGCCGTGCCGAGGACCTGGTTCTGGAAGAAGAACAGCCCCCACAGCCCGTAGACCACGGAGGGCACGGCGGCCATCAGGTCGACCACACCGATGAGGGTCTGCCGGATGCGGGGCGGGGCGTACTCCGAGATGTAGAGCGCGCCCCCCACCGCGAGCGGTACGGCGACCAGGATCGCCACCAGGGCGATGAGGACTGTTCCCACCAGCACGGCCGCGATGCCGAAGCGCCCGGCGTCCGGCTCCCAGGTCTCGGTGGTCAGGAAGGACCAGCCGGCCCGGGAGAGCGCCTGCCAGGCGCGGTAGAGCAGGAAGCCGCCGACCAGGAGCATCACGGCGAGCACAAATCCGCCGCCGGAGCGGGCGACACCACGGAAGATCCGGTCCGGCAGCCCTGGGTCCGCGAACAGGCGTCTGGGCCCTTCGGACCCCTCCCCGGGGCGCACTTCGATGTGTGTCGTCACACCGGTCACCCTCGGGGCGCGTCATTGACACGTGTGCTCAGGTGTGTGAACGAGGTGTGCCCTAGGGGCAACTTCCGTTCATCTCTGACACTTTGCCTCCCCCGACTCCTTTAAATCTGCCAACTCCTGTTTCAGAGCGGCGAATTGCCCGAGCAGCCCGACGAACCGGCCCAGCGCCGCCCGGCAGGTGGAGTACCTCTCGTACGTACGTGAGGACGCCGCGACGGCCGTTCCGTCGGGCATGCGTAACCACCAGGCCCACCCGTCACCGCCCGGTCCGTGATGAACGCCTCCGGCCGCCTTGTCCGCCTGGGCGCACATCTCGCCGAACGCCCGCGCGCAGGCCCGGCTGTCCGTGAAGCTGGCCGCGGACACCCCGACCACCCGGCCGTTGTGCGCGATGAGCCGCCAGCCGAACCCGCCCGCCGGATCGGTGTCGATCTGACACCGCGCCCCGCCCACGGCGGCTCTGCCTAACTCGTCCGATCGCTTCATGACCTTCAGCTCCCCCCGCCCTTCCCGGGGTTGGGAACGGCAGGAGCAACTTATTGAGACGAGCGGGACAGTTGCGGTTTCAATCGATCACCGGCCGAACACTTCACTCGAATGTTGCCCCTATGTCCCCATGCGGACTCCTGACGCCGGGC includes:
- the pstA gene encoding phosphate ABC transporter permease PstA; this encodes MTTAPPRPRTTLAAERPPPADPLGERRRDTSLTRGSDVYALVGAAAASFALTGLLFTRLLPFNGLVGFVVVAYLLFLGVYALLVSFDESGPAVRDKVAGVVIQSLALLMLVALVFVVVYTLFEGREALPHLNFYTEDMRTAGPLDPLSAGGVLHAVVGTLEQIALALAFTVPVGLVCAVFLNEVPGRFARLVRTVVEAMTALPSIVAGLFIYATVILTLGLGRSGFAASLALAVMMLPIIIRASDVVIRLVPGTLREASYALGTSRWRTVWHVVLPTTRSGLTTAVILGTARGVGETSPVLLTAGFTAELNANPFNGPQVSLPLAVFEFVKSPEPTMIARGFGTAAALMTLVLLLFILARVIGGRNSGRLSRGQEHRRVQASRKDAERFAARDRAHAAPKSVTDPGSSQ
- a CDS encoding phosphate ABC transporter substrate-binding protein PstS encodes the protein MRAAPLTRTLVLLAALACALAAVHPPAWAESYTKLSGSGSTWSSNALDQWRRNIGANIGLTVNFSASGSSVGREEFKNGVSDFGVSEIPYGLTEGRTTDVPPTKRSYAYMPIVAGGTSFMYNLKIGGKKVTNLRLSGEVITKLFTGRITMWNAPEIKADNPGLTLPARRVVPVVRSDGSGTTAQFTTWMAKKHGSLWNDYCRRAGRSTPCGMTSYYPVIPGSSTVAKSGSLGVSGFTKQSSFEGAITYVEYSYAIKTGFPVAKMLNSEGYYVEPTSSSVAVALQQARINENKNSPNYLTQILDGVYVNRDRRSYPLSSYSYMIIPTSTELGFTTGKGKSLGTFANYFLCDGQQQAEELGYSPLPMNLVQAGFSQVRRIPGAPVADIKISSCRNPTFSSDGSNTLAKKAPYPKECDKRGPTQCSTGTAGAAREETPVVPAARGNGGGGTNSGGTSGGSGSGTASGGNATATGGSSASGGAADSAGNGTGGSPDSEGAAASGGTGAGGAVDPDTGEPLGSEAGTGDASVVGTPVTLASEGSMGLRGALMALSAALLLGVVVGPPVVARALAGRARRRGDER
- the pstC gene encoding phosphate ABC transporter permease subunit PstC, with translation MTTHIEVRPGEGSEGPRRLFADPGLPDRIFRGVARSGGGFVLAVMLLVGGFLLYRAWQALSRAGWSFLTTETWEPDAGRFGIAAVLVGTVLIALVAILVAVPLAVGGALYISEYAPPRIRQTLIGVVDLMAAVPSVVYGLWGLFFFQNQVLGTARWISTYFGWIPFFAVDGADPRDPLANATVYASSTLIAGIVVALMVAPIVCSVMREVFSQAPVGEREGSYALGATRWGMIRSVVLPFGKGGMIGGTMLGLGRALGETIGVYLVISPIFDIQWHVLQSGTSSISSLIALRYGEASEFGMSALMAAGLALFLMTLVVNFAASSIVARSRSGAASE